From Watersipora subatra chromosome 2, tzWatSuba1.1, whole genome shotgun sequence, one genomic window encodes:
- the LOC137386774 gene encoding heterogeneous nuclear ribonucleoprotein A1, A2/B1 homolog isoform X1, whose translation MSELEPEHMRKVFVGGLHPETDDEAMKSYFSKYGEILDCIVMKDSQTRRSRGFGFVAFDKSECVDRLQADRPHSLGGKKVDTKRVVPKEVSAAQGRSEREQKVNKIFLGGLRDQITDDDLNQYFSQFGAVERVETFTDKETNKRKGFCFITFQDFDSVDKCVLQAQIAPEGKLNLQGVKVEVKKAKSQDEMRRGGGAGRGGRGGFNRGDYGQGYNNQSNYGGGYNNGGGFNQGYNNGGFNQGGGGFGSGNNYGSGGGSSNPQQNNWSGSSGGGGFQNSGGYGGGNSGGFGNSGSYGGGSNSGYGGGNNSGYASGNSSGYGGGNNSGYASGNNSGYASGGYSNDNSGGYGNSAGGGPMRGFNKPNRSGPYDNNAGGGGWNRT comes from the exons ATGTCTGAG TTGGAGCCCGAACACATGAGGAAGGTATTCGTTGGAGGATTGCATCCCGAGACAGATGATGAAGCGatgaaaagttatttttctaaatatggCGAGATCTTAGATTGCATAGTAATGAAAGATTCACAGACAAGGAG aTCCAGAGGATTCGGATTTGTGGCCTTTGACAAATCGGAGTGTGTCGACAGACTGCAAGCGGACAGACCGCATTCCCTCGGTGGCAAAAAGGTTGATACAAAAAGGGTTGTTCCAAAG GAAGTGTCTGCCGCACAAGGAAGAAGTGAGAGAGAACAGAAGGTTAACAAGATTTTCTTGGGTGGTCTTAGGGATCAAATCACTGATGATGATCTGAACCAATATTTCAGTCAATTTGGAGCAGTTGAGCGAGTCGAGACTTTTACTGACAAAGAGACGAACAAGAGAAAAGGATTCTGTTTTATTACATTCCAAGACTTTGACTCTGTCGATAAATGTGTCT TGCAAGCTCAAATAGCTCCTGAAGGCAAGCTCAATTTGCAAGGTGTTAAGGTTGAGGTGAAGAAGGCCAAGAGCCAAGATGAAATGAGACGAGGAGGTGGAGCAGGCCGAGGAGGAAGAGGAGG GTTTAATCGAGGTGACTACGGTCAAGGCTATAACAACCAAT CAAACTATGGAGGAGGATACAACAATGGTGGAGGTTTCAATCAGGGATACAACAACGGTGGTTTTAACCAAGGTGGTGGCGGCTTTGGCAGTGGAAACAACTATGGAAGTGGTG GCGGAAGTAGCAATCCGCAACAGAACAACTGGAGTGGCAGCTCTGGTGGCGGTGGATTTCAGAACAGTGGTGGTTATGGTGGAGGAAACAGTGGTGGGTTTGGTAACAGCGGAAGCTATGGAGGTGGTAGCAACAGTGGTTATGGAGGTGGTAACAACAGTGGATATGCAAGTGGTAACAGCAGTGGATATGGAGGTGGTAACAACAGTGGATATGCAAGTGGTAACAACAGTGGATATGCAAGTGGTGGATATAGCAATGATAATAGTGGAGGGTATGGAAATAGCGCTGGAGGTGGGCCGATGAGAGGGTTCAACAAACCCAATCGATCAGGACCCTATGACAATAATGCTG GTGGTGGTGGATGGAACCGGACCTAA
- the LOC137386774 gene encoding heterogeneous nuclear ribonucleoprotein 87F-like isoform X2 — protein sequence MSELEPEHMRKVFVGGLHPETDDEAMKSYFSKYGEILDCIVMKDSQTRRSRGFGFVAFDKSECVDRLQADRPHSLGGKKVDTKRVVPKREQKVNKIFLGGLRDQITDDDLNQYFSQFGAVERVETFTDKETNKRKGFCFITFQDFDSVDKCVLQAQIAPEGKLNLQGVKVEVKKAKSQDEMRRGGGAGRGGRGGFNRGDYGQGYNNQSNYGGGYNNGGGFNQGYNNGGFNQGGGGFGSGNNYGSGGGSSNPQQNNWSGSSGGGGFQNSGGYGGGNSGGFGNSGSYGGGSNSGYGGGNNSGYASGNSSGYGGGNNSGYASGNNSGYASGGYSNDNSGGYGNSAGGGPMRGFNKPNRSGPYDNNAGGGGWNRT from the exons ATGTCTGAG TTGGAGCCCGAACACATGAGGAAGGTATTCGTTGGAGGATTGCATCCCGAGACAGATGATGAAGCGatgaaaagttatttttctaaatatggCGAGATCTTAGATTGCATAGTAATGAAAGATTCACAGACAAGGAG aTCCAGAGGATTCGGATTTGTGGCCTTTGACAAATCGGAGTGTGTCGACAGACTGCAAGCGGACAGACCGCATTCCCTCGGTGGCAAAAAGGTTGATACAAAAAGGGTTGTTCCAAAG AGAGAACAGAAGGTTAACAAGATTTTCTTGGGTGGTCTTAGGGATCAAATCACTGATGATGATCTGAACCAATATTTCAGTCAATTTGGAGCAGTTGAGCGAGTCGAGACTTTTACTGACAAAGAGACGAACAAGAGAAAAGGATTCTGTTTTATTACATTCCAAGACTTTGACTCTGTCGATAAATGTGTCT TGCAAGCTCAAATAGCTCCTGAAGGCAAGCTCAATTTGCAAGGTGTTAAGGTTGAGGTGAAGAAGGCCAAGAGCCAAGATGAAATGAGACGAGGAGGTGGAGCAGGCCGAGGAGGAAGAGGAGG GTTTAATCGAGGTGACTACGGTCAAGGCTATAACAACCAAT CAAACTATGGAGGAGGATACAACAATGGTGGAGGTTTCAATCAGGGATACAACAACGGTGGTTTTAACCAAGGTGGTGGCGGCTTTGGCAGTGGAAACAACTATGGAAGTGGTG GCGGAAGTAGCAATCCGCAACAGAACAACTGGAGTGGCAGCTCTGGTGGCGGTGGATTTCAGAACAGTGGTGGTTATGGTGGAGGAAACAGTGGTGGGTTTGGTAACAGCGGAAGCTATGGAGGTGGTAGCAACAGTGGTTATGGAGGTGGTAACAACAGTGGATATGCAAGTGGTAACAGCAGTGGATATGGAGGTGGTAACAACAGTGGATATGCAAGTGGTAACAACAGTGGATATGCAAGTGGTGGATATAGCAATGATAATAGTGGAGGGTATGGAAATAGCGCTGGAGGTGGGCCGATGAGAGGGTTCAACAAACCCAATCGATCAGGACCCTATGACAATAATGCTG GTGGTGGTGGATGGAACCGGACCTAA